In Epinephelus lanceolatus isolate andai-2023 chromosome 13, ASM4190304v1, whole genome shotgun sequence, the following are encoded in one genomic region:
- the kcnk13b gene encoding potassium channel, subfamily K, member 13 yields MACRSGCCCGSGPINEDNARFLLLALFIIIYLLCGAAVFSALEQPKEREAKERWAQRFEHFSQKYNLSKKDLSNFLRNYEEANVAGIRVDTIRPRWDFTGAFYFVGTVVSTIGFGMTTPATIGGKVFLMFYGLLGCAATILFFNLFLERVITVIAVVLKSCHERRHHKAVFPPNGRRVSEGNRAGGAGGSGGGKGEDLAGWKPSVYCVMLILGAAAILVSCCASLMYSAAEGWGYLDSLYFCFVAFSTIGFGDMVSSQRVVYEGHATAAYRVGNFFFILTGVCCIYSLFNVISIVIKQVLNWLLRRLEAPCRCCFPRRGHHPHRHPRRNVVAPGHLRARRDPSIETDAINESETDTGRRMSGEMISMRDFLAANKVNLAIMQKQLSEMAIGHPRQSGSSSRQNGFSGGVGALGIMNNRLAETSVDR; encoded by the exons ATGGCATGTAGGAGCGGCTGCTGCTGCGGCTCCGGTCCAATAAACGAGGATAACGCGAGGTTCCTGCTGCTGGCTTTGTTCATCATCATCTATCTGCTGTGCGGGGCCGCAGTGTTCTCTGCGCTGGAGCAGCCGAAGGAGCGGGAGGCGAAGGAGCGCTGGGCGCAGAGGTTTGAGCATTTCAGCCAGAAGTACAACCTGAGTAAGAAGGACCTCAGCAACTTCCTCAGGAACTACGAGGAGGCGAACGTGGCCGGGATCCGGGTGGACACGATCAGACCTCGATGGGACTTCACCGGCGCGTTTTACTTCGTGGGAACTGTGGTGTCAACCAttg GGTTTGGGATGACCACTCCTGCCACCATTGGAGGGAAAGTCTTCCTGATGTTCTACGGCCTGCTGGGCTGCGCGGCCACCATCCTCTTCTTCAACCTCTTTCTGGAACGTGTCATCACCGTCATCGCTGTCGTCCTCAAGTCCTGTCACGAGCGACGCCATCACAAAGCTGTATTCCCACCAAATGGCCGGCGAGTGTCTGAGGGGAACAGAGCAGGCGGAGCGGGGGGGAGTGGAGGAGGGAAAGGAGAGGATCTGGCCGGCTGGAAGCCTTCGGTCTACTGCGTCATGCTCATATTAGGAGCAGCAGCCATCTTGGTGTCCTGCTGCGCCTCACTCATGTACTCGGCAGCCGAGGGCTGGGGCTACCTGGACTCACTCTACTTCTGCTTTGTGGCCTTCAGTACCATCGGTTTTGGAGACATGGTGAGCAGCCAGCGGGTTGTCTACGAGGGCCACGCCACAGCTGCATATCGAGTGGGCAACTTCTTCTTCATCCTGACTGGTGTCTGTTGCATCTACTCCCTTTTCAACGTCATCTCCATCGTCATCAAGCAGGTCCTCAACTGGCTGCTGAGGAGGCTGGAGGCCCCCTGCCGCTGCTGTTTCCCCAGGAGGGGTCACCACCCGCACCGGCACCCTCGACGGAACGTGGTGGCCCCGGGCCACCTGCGTGCCCGCAGGGACCCCTCCATCGAGACAGACGCCATCAACGAGAGCGAGACTGACACTGGGCGCAGGATGTCTGGGGAGATGATCTCCATGAGGGACTTCCTGGCAGCAAACAAG GTGAATCTGGCTATTATGCAGAAGCAGCTTTCAGAGATGGCCATTGGGCACCCGCGCCAGTCCGGCTCCAGTTCACGTCAGAACGGGTTTTCGGGAGGGGTGGGCGCCCTTGGCATCATGAACAATAGGCTGGCAGAGACGAGCGTGGACAGATAG